The Latilactobacillus sakei subsp. sakei DSM 20017 = JCM 1157 genome includes a window with the following:
- the ftsX gene encoding permease-like cell division protein FtsX, whose product MKIRTLKRHLNDSFKSLKRNGWMSVAAVSAVTVTLLLVGVVFAMIFNFNKISNDIENDVHVRVMVERGTTKDQKNQLEKKLKKMASVKKVTYSSRKKELNKVVGSYGQSFKMFTGDDNPLYDVYMVSTTNPNKTIGVAKKAKKLAHVYDATYGGNNAKKLFSVMKNIRKWGLGFAALLLFVAVFLISNTIRITILSRRDEIGIMRLVGATNAYIRWPFLFEGAWTGLLGVIVPVIVIDFGYVWVYNHMALNMASAGYSLLRPGMFLFQLDLTMAILGIVIGALGSVVSMRRFLKI is encoded by the coding sequence ATGAAGATTAGAACGTTGAAGCGCCATTTAAATGATAGTTTTAAGAGTTTAAAGCGTAATGGCTGGATGTCAGTCGCTGCTGTTAGTGCTGTTACAGTCACATTACTATTGGTCGGCGTTGTTTTTGCGATGATTTTTAATTTTAATAAAATTTCAAATGATATCGAAAATGACGTGCACGTCCGGGTAATGGTTGAACGTGGTACGACCAAGGACCAGAAAAACCAGTTAGAAAAGAAACTTAAAAAAATGGCGTCCGTCAAAAAAGTCACTTATTCAAGTCGGAAAAAAGAATTGAATAAGGTGGTTGGTAGTTACGGCCAATCATTCAAGATGTTTACCGGCGACGATAATCCACTTTATGATGTTTATATGGTCAGCACAACGAATCCCAATAAAACGATTGGGGTCGCTAAAAAGGCTAAGAAATTAGCGCACGTTTACGACGCTACTTATGGTGGTAATAATGCTAAGAAACTCTTTAGCGTGATGAAGAATATCCGCAAATGGGGCTTAGGTTTTGCAGCGTTACTCTTATTCGTAGCTGTCTTCTTAATCTCAAATACGATTCGGATTACGATTTTATCACGGCGTGACGAAATCGGGATTATGCGTTTAGTTGGGGCAACTAATGCCTATATTCGCTGGCCATTCCTCTTTGAAGGGGCTTGGACCGGATTGTTGGGGGTAATTGTTCCGGTTATCGTGATCGATTTTGGTTATGTTTGGGTTTATAATCATATGGCCCTCAACATGGCTTCTGCCGGTTACTCACTCTTACGACCAGGCATGTTCTTATTCCAACTCGATTTAACAATGGCTATTTTAGGGATTGTTATCGGGGCCTTGGGATCAGTCGTTTCAATGCGTCGTTTCTTAAAAATCTAA
- the ftsE gene encoding cell division ATP-binding protein FtsE, giving the protein MIRMTNVSKEYPNGVTAIKNLSVTIDAGEFAYIVGPSGAGKSTFIKMLYHQLKATSGEIEVAGFDLVNMKDREVPYLRRKVGVVFQDFKLLPRLTVFENVAYAMEVIEAEPEVIQKRVLEVLELVGLKAKNDRFPNELSGGEQQRVAVARAIVNYPEVLIADEPTGNLDPETSEGIMDILEAINNKETIVLMATHNRQMVNERTHRVLAIEDGRLVRDEKEGEYGYED; this is encoded by the coding sequence GTGATTCGAATGACGAATGTGTCCAAAGAATATCCAAATGGTGTCACAGCAATCAAGAATTTATCCGTAACGATTGATGCTGGCGAATTTGCCTATATTGTTGGGCCAAGTGGTGCTGGTAAATCAACATTTATTAAGATGTTATATCATCAATTAAAGGCCACCAGTGGTGAAATTGAAGTGGCTGGTTTTGATTTAGTGAACATGAAAGATCGGGAAGTCCCTTATTTACGCCGTAAAGTCGGTGTGGTTTTCCAAGATTTCAAATTATTGCCACGGTTGACAGTTTTTGAAAATGTCGCTTACGCAATGGAAGTCATTGAAGCTGAACCCGAAGTCATCCAAAAACGAGTACTTGAAGTGCTTGAATTAGTGGGTCTAAAAGCCAAAAATGATCGCTTCCCTAACGAATTATCTGGTGGGGAACAACAACGAGTTGCTGTTGCACGGGCAATTGTCAACTATCCAGAAGTCTTAATTGCTGATGAACCAACTGGGAACTTAGATCCAGAAACGTCAGAAGGCATTATGGATATTTTAGAAGCCATCAACAATAAAGAAACAATTGTTTTAATGGCGACTCATAACAGACAAATGGTTAACGAACGGACGCATCGTGTCTTAGCGATTGAAGATGGTCGTTTAGTCCGGGATGAAAAAGAAGGTGAGTATGGCTATGAAGATTAG
- the prfB gene encoding peptide chain release factor 2 (programmed frameshift): protein MELSEARHLLNEIESKITQFRGSLDLEGLQESIAQNEAQMGDPDFWNDQQSAQQLIDQNNVLKEKYDSFNQLQAQFEELSVTLELLQEEPDDELQASFEADLEQIQSQMRQYELGQLLSGEYDSNNAIVELHPGAGGTESQDWGAMLLRMYLRWADAHGFTVETEDYQAGEEAGIKSVTLMIKGHNAYGLLRSEKGVHRLVRISPFDSAGRRHTSFCSVDVMPELDGSIDIEVRTEDLRVDVFRSSGAGGQHINKTSSAVRLTHLPTGIVVSSQAQRSQLQNRETAMNMLKAKLYQKEQEEQAKKAAAIKGEQLEIGWGSQIRSYVFHPYTMVKDHRTNYETGNGQAVMDGDLDPFMYAYLQWQLSQKNPN, encoded by the exons ATGGAATTAAGTGAAGCAAGACATTTATTAAACGAAATTGAGAGTAAAATAACGCAGTTCAGGGGGTCTCTT GACTTAGAAGGCCTTCAAGAAAGCATCGCACAAAATGAAGCACAGATGGGCGATCCTGATTTTTGGAATGACCAACAATCAGCGCAACAATTAATTGATCAAAATAATGTGTTAAAGGAAAAGTATGATTCTTTTAACCAATTACAGGCGCAGTTTGAGGAATTGAGTGTCACTTTAGAGTTATTACAAGAAGAACCTGATGACGAGCTACAGGCGAGCTTTGAAGCCGACTTAGAGCAGATTCAAAGTCAGATGCGCCAATATGAATTGGGGCAATTATTATCAGGTGAATACGACAGCAATAACGCAATTGTCGAATTACATCCTGGTGCTGGCGGAACAGAATCTCAAGACTGGGGTGCGATGTTATTACGGATGTATCTACGTTGGGCAGATGCGCACGGTTTTACCGTAGAAACAGAGGACTATCAAGCCGGTGAAGAAGCCGGCATTAAGAGTGTCACTTTGATGATCAAGGGCCATAATGCCTACGGATTATTGCGCTCTGAAAAAGGGGTCCATCGCTTAGTTCGTATTTCACCATTTGATTCAGCCGGTCGGCGCCATACATCATTTTGTTCGGTCGATGTGATGCCTGAATTAGACGGATCAATTGATATCGAAGTGCGCACAGAAGACTTGCGGGTTGACGTTTTCCGTTCCAGTGGGGCTGGTGGCCAACATATCAATAAAACCTCTTCAGCCGTCCGCTTAACCCATTTACCAACGGGGATTGTCGTCAGTTCGCAAGCACAACGATCACAGTTGCAAAATAGAGAAACTGCGATGAACATGTTGAAAGCCAAGTTATATCAAAAAGAACAAGAAGAACAGGCCAAAAAAGCAGCCGCTATCAAGGGTGAACAACTCGAAATTGGCTGGGGTTCACAAATTAGATCGTATGTTTTCCACCCCTATACGATGGTTAAAGATCACCGGACTAATTACGAAACAGGTAACGGTCAAGCCGTCATGGACGGTGATTTAGATCCCTTTATGTATGCGTACTTACAATGGCAATTGAGCCAAAAAAATCCGAATTAA